A portion of the Bacteroides faecium genome contains these proteins:
- a CDS encoding SusC/RagA family TonB-linked outer membrane protein codes for MKDYAFVEAWKTCYCRTSMILGLSLLCAPLSFSVYAEDGVSNTMVQVVTQTKTVQGTIIDENGEPLIGVSIIVKGTSTGTITDFDGHFSINLPVGKKELVISYIGYKEQTVTVTGSAPVNVKMVADTQALDEVVVIGYGTVKKRDLTGAVTSVKSGEITMSPVNNPMEALQGKVAGLDIMKSSGKAGADVDIQLRGTRSIYGSNTPLFIIDGIQGSYNQVNPADIESIEVLKDASSTAIYGSAGANGVVIITTKQGKTGKTTVNFDAYVGISGFAKYPHGMVGDEYVNLKKEAWRTKNNEEYPEFMSTIFNKPGVLEAYEAGKWIDWVDEVMGKNGVQQNYNLSVTGGTEKTKIFASLNYNNEEGLIKNDDRKRYSMRLNLDQSIFSWAKIGFNTNLTYTDSNSRNQGVFVNALTFLPLGDVYDAAGNINYEYCKDGEKVNPMADEAKDQYVNNTRSTYFAGNAYLELTPLKGLTFKSVLGTTLNNARNGVFFGKKSIANITSGYQAPLAEIYNSSSYAYRWENVLTYNFTLAKDHNLGVTGITSWSKNQNEANESHAQGQELASQSFHNLGAGTEKVVVRSSFSQTQSMSYALRFNYSYKGKYLFTFSNRWDGVSHLAVGHKWDSFPAAAIAWRISDEAFMEKTQDWLSNLKFRAGYGVTGNSGRKDAAYSSTTGSFTYTTGVGFGNNGAGHIQYGGTYGNPDVGWEKSYNTNIGIDLGLFNGRVNLTLDWYNTDTKDLLYARTMPITSGVSGWGSPLKAWQNLGETNNKGVEISLNTQNIVKKNFTWSSNITFTANKEKIVSLPDGDVKDEKLFEGEAISVFYDYKYSGIWSTAEAEEAARYNCKPGDIKLATDGSFNDKGIHTYSNKTDYFILGKKTPDWILGFQNNFTYRDFDLSFFVMARWGFMVNNDVITRYNPTTSWDNSPTGIDYWTPENQGAYLPRPGLHEQKSNYAGFTSLAYMDGSYIKVKNITLGYSLPKKWLAKIRMEKLRVYATAYDPFIFAKEELMRDLDPERNGASDFPLTKRFVFGVNVTF; via the coding sequence ATGAAAGATTATGCATTTGTTGAAGCGTGGAAGACATGCTATTGTCGTACTTCTATGATTTTAGGGCTTTCGTTATTATGTGCCCCTCTGTCTTTTTCGGTTTATGCGGAAGATGGAGTTTCTAATACTATGGTGCAGGTTGTCACACAAACAAAAACTGTACAAGGAACTATTATTGATGAAAATGGCGAGCCTCTGATTGGGGTTTCTATTATTGTGAAAGGAACGAGTACAGGTACGATTACTGATTTTGACGGTCACTTTTCTATCAATCTTCCGGTAGGAAAGAAAGAATTGGTTATCTCTTATATAGGATATAAAGAGCAAACGGTTACTGTTACTGGCAGTGCGCCAGTCAATGTGAAGATGGTAGCAGATACCCAAGCTTTGGATGAAGTGGTGGTAATCGGTTATGGTACAGTGAAGAAGCGTGATTTGACAGGAGCGGTAACTTCCGTTAAAAGTGGAGAAATCACGATGAGTCCGGTTAACAATCCTATGGAAGCACTTCAAGGAAAAGTCGCAGGTTTGGATATCATGAAATCTTCCGGTAAGGCAGGCGCGGATGTGGATATCCAATTGCGTGGAACTCGTTCGATTTACGGTTCTAACACTCCTTTGTTTATTATCGACGGAATTCAGGGCAGCTATAATCAAGTGAATCCGGCGGATATTGAATCTATTGAAGTGCTGAAAGATGCTTCTTCGACAGCTATTTATGGTTCGGCAGGAGCCAATGGCGTTGTCATTATTACTACTAAACAAGGAAAAACAGGAAAAACTACAGTTAACTTTGATGCCTATGTCGGAATCAGTGGCTTTGCCAAATATCCTCATGGAATGGTTGGTGATGAATATGTTAATCTGAAAAAAGAAGCCTGGCGGACGAAAAATAACGAAGAGTATCCGGAATTTATGTCTACAATCTTCAATAAACCGGGAGTGCTTGAGGCTTATGAAGCCGGCAAATGGATTGATTGGGTAGACGAAGTAATGGGGAAAAACGGTGTTCAGCAGAATTATAACCTGTCAGTGACAGGAGGAACGGAAAAGACGAAGATTTTTGCTTCCTTGAATTATAATAATGAAGAAGGATTGATTAAAAACGATGATCGTAAGCGTTATAGCATGCGTCTGAACCTGGACCAATCTATTTTTTCCTGGGCCAAAATAGGTTTCAATACTAACTTGACATATACCGATAGCAATTCACGTAATCAAGGTGTTTTTGTAAATGCATTGACTTTCCTGCCATTGGGTGACGTGTATGATGCAGCAGGAAATATAAACTATGAATATTGTAAAGACGGGGAAAAGGTGAATCCGATGGCTGATGAGGCCAAGGATCAATACGTAAACAATACACGTAGTACCTATTTTGCAGGCAATGCTTACCTGGAACTGACTCCATTAAAGGGGCTTACTTTTAAATCAGTGCTTGGGACTACGTTGAATAATGCCCGTAATGGGGTTTTCTTTGGAAAGAAATCTATTGCCAATATAACTTCCGGTTATCAGGCGCCTCTTGCAGAGATATATAACAGTTCTTCTTATGCTTATAGATGGGAGAATGTGCTGACTTATAATTTTACGTTGGCTAAAGACCATAATTTAGGTGTAACGGGGATTACTTCCTGGTCGAAAAATCAGAATGAGGCGAACGAAAGTCATGCACAGGGGCAGGAACTTGCTTCACAGTCGTTTCATAACCTGGGAGCCGGCACGGAAAAAGTAGTAGTAAGATCGAGCTTCTCACAGACGCAATCGATGTCTTACGCGCTTCGTTTCAATTATAGCTATAAAGGTAAATACCTGTTTACTTTCTCTAATCGTTGGGATGGGGTTTCTCATTTGGCTGTCGGACATAAATGGGATTCTTTCCCGGCTGCGGCTATCGCGTGGCGTATTAGTGATGAAGCTTTTATGGAAAAGACACAGGACTGGCTGTCTAATCTCAAGTTTCGCGCAGGCTATGGTGTGACCGGAAATTCCGGTCGTAAAGATGCTGCCTATTCTTCCACAACAGGAAGTTTTACCTATACTACCGGTGTTGGTTTCGGGAATAACGGGGCCGGACATATCCAATACGGAGGGACGTATGGTAATCCCGATGTAGGCTGGGAAAAGTCTTACAATACAAATATCGGTATTGACTTGGGATTGTTTAATGGAAGAGTTAATCTGACTCTCGACTGGTACAATACAGATACGAAAGATTTGCTGTATGCACGCACGATGCCGATTACTTCAGGAGTATCGGGCTGGGGCTCACCGTTAAAAGCATGGCAGAACCTCGGCGAGACTAATAATAAAGGTGTCGAAATATCATTGAATACTCAGAATATAGTAAAGAAGAATTTTACATGGTCTTCCAATATAACTTTTACTGCTAATAAAGAAAAGATCGTTTCTTTGCCGGACGGAGATGTGAAAGATGAAAAACTATTTGAAGGAGAAGCGATCAGTGTTTTCTATGACTATAAATATTCGGGCATTTGGTCAACTGCTGAGGCAGAGGAAGCTGCCCGGTATAACTGTAAACCTGGCGATATCAAACTTGCTACAGATGGTTCATTCAATGATAAAGGCATCCATACATACAGTAATAAAACAGATTATTTCATTTTGGGCAAGAAAACACCGGACTGGATTCTCGGTTTTCAGAATAACTTTACCTATCGTGATTTTGACCTGAGCTTCTTCGTAATGGCTCGTTGGGGATTTATGGTTAACAATGATGTTATCACCCGTTATAACCCGACTACAAGCTGGGATAATTCACCGACAGGAATCGACTATTGGACACCTGAAAATCAGGGAGCTTATTTGCCTCGTCCGGGACTTCACGAGCAAAAAAGTAATTATGCCGGCTTCACTTCTTTGGCTTATATGGATGGTTCATATATCAAAGTGAAAAATATTACTTTAGGATATTCCCTTCCAAAGAAATGGCTTGCTAAGATTCGTATGGAAAAGCTTCGTGTATATGCTACCGCTTATGATCCGTTTATTTTCGCTAAGGAGGAATTAATGAGAGATCTTGACCCGGAGCGTAATGGTGCATCGGATTTCCCATTGACCAAGAGATTTGTATTTGGTGTAAATGTAACCTTTTAA
- a CDS encoding GNAT family N-acetyltransferase, with protein sequence MPLKLTTYYKGKDIPDLSGKNTFHSKELFQIYEATPGYTPLLIVATEDGKPVARLLAAIRKAKRWLPSSLVKHCVVYSEGEALDETLYTNKEKAEEVFGEMLEHLTQEASRTCFLIEFRNLNNSMFGYKFFRSNNYFPVNWLRVRNSLHSMKKTEDRFSPSRIRQIKKGLNNGAIVEEAHTAEEIRDFSRMLHKVYSSRIRRYFPANDFFRHMNSMLIKGKQAKIFIVKYKEKIIGGSVCIYSGDSAFLWFSGGMRKTYALQYPGVLAVWKALEDAHERGFRHMEFMDVGLPFRKHGYRDFVLRFGGKQSSTRRWFRVSWTWLNKLLVKFYV encoded by the coding sequence ATGCCACTTAAACTAACAACATATTATAAAGGAAAGGATATTCCTGATTTATCAGGAAAGAATACATTCCACTCCAAAGAGCTGTTTCAGATTTATGAAGCAACTCCAGGGTATACACCTTTATTAATAGTAGCGACAGAAGATGGTAAACCAGTGGCACGCTTACTTGCCGCTATCCGTAAGGCAAAGAGATGGCTTCCATCCTCTTTGGTGAAACATTGTGTGGTATATAGTGAAGGCGAAGCTTTGGATGAAACTCTCTATACCAATAAAGAAAAAGCGGAAGAAGTGTTCGGCGAGATGCTAGAGCATCTTACCCAGGAAGCATCGCGCACCTGTTTTCTTATTGAATTCCGTAATCTGAATAATTCTATGTTCGGTTACAAGTTTTTTCGAAGCAATAATTACTTTCCGGTCAATTGGTTACGGGTGCGAAATTCATTGCACAGTATGAAAAAGACTGAAGACCGATTCAGTCCGTCGCGTATCCGTCAGATAAAAAAAGGGCTTAATAATGGAGCAATAGTAGAAGAAGCACATACCGCAGAAGAAATACGCGATTTCTCACGAATGTTACACAAAGTATATTCTTCCCGCATACGCAGATACTTCCCTGCCAATGATTTTTTCCGGCATATGAATAGTATGCTAATCAAAGGAAAACAGGCAAAAATATTCATCGTAAAATATAAGGAGAAGATTATCGGCGGCTCTGTTTGCATTTATTCCGGTGACAGTGCTTTCCTTTGGTTTTCGGGTGGGATGCGAAAGACTTATGCATTGCAATATCCCGGTGTACTCGCTGTCTGGAAAGCTCTGGAAGACGCTCACGAACGTGGATTCCGGCATATGGAATTTATGGACGTAGGACTTCCGTTCCGCAAACACGGTTACCGTGATTTCGTACTTCGCTTCGGTGGAAAACAAAGCAGCACACGCCGCTGGTTCCGCGTCAGTTGGACTTGGTTGAACAAACTTCTAGTCAAATTTTATGTCTAA
- the mce gene encoding methylmalonyl-CoA epimerase — protein MKISHIEHLGIAVKSIEEALPYYENVLGLKCYNIETVEDQKVRTAFLKVGETKIELLEPTCPESTIAKFIENKGAGVHHVAFAVEDGVANALAEAESKEIRLIDKAPRKGAEGLSIAFLHPKSTLGVLTELCEH, from the coding sequence ATGAAGATTTCACACATTGAACATCTGGGCATTGCTGTAAAAAGCATCGAAGAGGCCCTTCCTTACTACGAAAATGTATTAGGTCTGAAGTGTTACAACATTGAAACAGTGGAAGATCAAAAAGTAAGAACCGCTTTCTTAAAAGTAGGCGAAACAAAAATCGAACTGTTGGAGCCGACTTGCCCTGAGAGTACCATTGCTAAGTTTATTGAAAACAAAGGTGCAGGTGTTCATCACGTTGCATTTGCTGTTGAAGATGGCGTAGCTAATGCTTTGGCTGAAGCTGAAAGCAAAGAAATCCGCCTTATCGACAAGGCTCCGCGCAAAGGTGCAGAAGGTTTAAGCATCGCTTTCCTTCACCCGAAATCAACTCTTGGCGTGCTGACAGAACTCTGCGAACATTAA
- a CDS encoding acyl-CoA carboxylase subunit beta has product MSNQLEKIKELIERRAVARLGGGEKAIAKQHEKGKYTARERLAMLLDEGSFEEMDMFVEHRCTNFGMEKKHYPGDGVVTGCGTIEGRLVYVFAQDFTVSAGSLSETMSLKICKIMDQAMKMGAPCIGINDSGGARIQEGINALAGYAEIFQRNILASGVIPQISGIFGPCAGGAVYSPALTDFTLMMEGTSYMFLTGPKVVKTVTGEDVSQENLGGASVHSTKSGVTHFTAKTEEEGFALIRNLLSFIPQNNLEEAPYVDCTDPIDRLEDSLNDIIPDSPTKPYDMYEVIGAVVDNGEFLEIQKDYAKNIIIGFARFNGQSVGIVANQPKYLAGVLDSNASRKGARFVRFCDAFNIPIVSLVDVPGFLPGTGQEYNGVILHGAKLLYAYGEATVPKVTITLRKSYGGSHIVMSCKQLRGDMNYAWPTAEIAVMGGAGAVEVLYAREAKDQENPAQFLAEKEAEYTKLFANPYNAAKYGYIDDVIEPRNTRFRVIRALQQLQTKKLTNPAKKHGNIPL; this is encoded by the coding sequence ATGAGTAATCAACTTGAAAAAATTAAAGAGCTTATTGAACGCCGTGCCGTAGCACGTCTCGGGGGCGGCGAAAAAGCAATTGCGAAGCAACATGAAAAAGGGAAATACACAGCACGCGAGCGTTTGGCTATGTTGCTGGATGAAGGTAGCTTCGAAGAAATGGACATGTTCGTTGAGCATAGATGCACGAACTTCGGCATGGAGAAAAAACATTATCCAGGTGATGGCGTAGTAACCGGTTGCGGTACTATCGAAGGACGTCTGGTATATGTTTTTGCACAGGATTTCACTGTTTCTGCCGGTTCACTATCCGAAACAATGTCATTGAAGATCTGTAAGATCATGGATCAGGCAATGAAGATGGGTGCTCCATGTATCGGTATCAACGACTCGGGTGGCGCACGTATCCAGGAAGGTATCAATGCCCTTGCAGGTTATGCAGAAATTTTCCAGCGCAATATCCTTGCTTCCGGTGTTATTCCGCAGATTTCAGGTATCTTTGGTCCTTGTGCCGGTGGTGCTGTTTATTCTCCGGCTTTGACGGACTTCACATTAATGATGGAAGGTACTTCTTATATGTTCCTTACCGGACCGAAAGTTGTAAAGACTGTAACAGGCGAAGATGTAAGCCAGGAAAACCTTGGTGGCGCAAGTGTTCACTCTACCAAGTCGGGTGTCACTCATTTCACTGCTAAGACAGAAGAAGAAGGTTTCGCACTGATTCGTAATCTGTTGAGCTTCATTCCTCAAAATAATCTTGAAGAAGCTCCTTATGTAGATTGTACAGACCCAATCGACCGTTTGGAAGATTCTTTGAATGATATTATCCCTGACAGCCCGACTAAACCATACGATATGTACGAAGTAATCGGTGCTGTTGTTGATAATGGTGAGTTCCTGGAAATCCAGAAAGACTATGCCAAGAATATAATCATCGGTTTCGCACGTTTCAACGGACAATCCGTAGGTATCGTTGCCAACCAGCCTAAGTATCTGGCAGGTGTGCTCGATAGCAACGCATCTCGTAAGGGTGCACGCTTCGTTCGTTTCTGCGATGCATTCAATATTCCTATCGTGTCGTTGGTAGACGTACCTGGATTCCTTCCGGGAACAGGTCAGGAATACAACGGCGTTATCCTTCATGGTGCTAAATTGCTGTATGCTTACGGCGAAGCTACCGTACCTAAAGTAACTATCACATTGCGTAAGTCCTACGGTGGTTCTCATATCGTGATGAGTTGTAAGCAACTTCGCGGTGATATGAACTATGCATGGCCAACTGCTGAAATCGCAGTAATGGGTGGTGCAGGAGCAGTAGAAGTATTGTACGCACGTGAAGCAAAAGATCAGGAAAATCCGGCACAATTCCTTGCTGAGAAAGAAGCAGAATACACGAAACTGTTTGCCAATCCTTACAATGCAGCTAAATACGGTTACATTGATGACGTGATTGAACCACGCAACACACGTTTCCGTGTCATCCGCGCTTTACAGCAGTTGCAGACTAAAAAACTGACCAACCCGGCTAAGAAGCATGGTAATATTCCGTTGTAA
- a CDS encoding OadG family transporter subunit, with protein MNKTKIGIFLSLLLLIGLTSCGEKKSNNKLVLNEILIDNENNFQDDYGLHSAWIEIFNKSFGSADLAACLLKVSSQPGDTVTYFIPKGDILTLVKPRQHALFWADGEPNRGTFHTSFKLNPETANWIGLFDSGKKLMDQIVIPAGALSTNQSYARISDGAAEWEVKGASSDKYVTPSTNNQTLNSNAKMEKFEEHDADGVGMSISAMSVVFCGLILLFIAFKVVGKVAVNLSKRNTMRTKGVDKQEAKELSQAPGEVYAAISMALHEMQDEVHDVEDTVLTITRVKRSYSPWSSKIYTLRETPPRK; from the coding sequence ATGAACAAAACCAAAATCGGAATATTCCTTTCTTTGCTGTTGCTGATTGGGCTGACTTCTTGTGGAGAGAAAAAGTCTAACAATAAGCTGGTATTGAACGAAATCCTGATAGATAACGAAAATAATTTCCAGGATGATTACGGACTGCACAGTGCATGGATTGAAATATTCAATAAATCATTCGGTAGCGCCGACCTGGCAGCTTGCTTGCTGAAAGTAAGTAGCCAACCGGGCGATACAGTTACTTATTTTATCCCGAAAGGTGATATACTTACGCTAGTGAAACCACGCCAGCACGCTTTATTTTGGGCAGACGGCGAGCCTAACCGCGGTACTTTCCACACCAGCTTCAAGCTGAATCCCGAAACTGCCAACTGGATTGGCCTATTCGACTCCGGCAAAAAGCTGATGGATCAAATTGTAATACCGGCAGGCGCTCTCAGTACTAACCAATCATATGCACGCATAAGTGACGGTGCAGCAGAATGGGAAGTAAAAGGAGCAAGCAGTGACAAATACGTTACTCCGAGCACCAACAACCAAACTCTTAACAGTAATGCTAAGATGGAAAAGTTCGAGGAACATGATGCTGACGGTGTCGGTATGTCTATTTCTGCTATGAGTGTGGTATTCTGCGGATTGATTCTTCTGTTCATTGCTTTCAAAGTTGTCGGCAAAGTTGCAGTCAACTTAAGCAAGCGCAATACTATGAGAACAAAAGGCGTCGACAAACAAGAAGCGAAAGAGCTGTCACAGGCTCCGGGCGAAGTTTACGCTGCTATTTCTATGGCATTGCACGAAATGCAGGATGAAGTACACGACGTAGAAGATACAGTACTGACTATCACTCGTGTGAAACGCAGCTACTCACCGTGGAGTTCGAAGATTTACACGTTGCGTGAAACTCCTCCCAGAAAGTAA
- a CDS encoding acetyl-CoA carboxylase biotin carboxyl carrier protein — protein sequence MKEYKYKINGNSYKVTIGDIEDNIAHVEVNGTHYKVEMEKQPKAAAKPVVVRPMPNAPTAPTQVVKPTAPSTGKSGVKSPLPGVILDIKVNVGDTVKKGQTIIILEAMKMENNINADKDGKITAINVNKGDSVLEGNDLVIIE from the coding sequence ATGAAAGAATATAAATATAAAATCAACGGTAACTCATATAAAGTAACCATCGGAGATATTGAAGACAATATCGCTCATGTAGAAGTGAACGGTACACACTATAAAGTAGAAATGGAGAAACAGCCCAAAGCGGCTGCAAAGCCAGTAGTGGTACGCCCTATGCCTAATGCGCCTACTGCTCCTACTCAAGTTGTGAAACCAACTGCGCCGTCTACCGGCAAGTCAGGTGTCAAGTCTCCGCTACCGGGTGTTATCCTCGACATCAAAGTGAATGTAGGCGATACTGTAAAGAAAGGACAGACCATCATTATATTGGAAGCCATGAAGATGGAAAACAATATCAATGCGGACAAAGACGGCAAGATTACTGCCATCAATGTAAATAAGGGAGATTCTGTTCTTGAAGGTAATGACCTCGTAATTATCGAATAA
- a CDS encoding sodium ion-translocating decarboxylase subunit beta — MGDFINFLGNNLADFWTYTGFANATVGHVVMILVGLVFIYLAVAKEFEPMLLIPIGFGMLIGNIPFNMDAGLKVGIYEEGSVLNILYQGVTSGWYPPLIFLGIGAMTDFSALISNPKLMLIGAAAQFGIFGAYMIALEIGFDPMQAGAIGIIGGADGPTAIFLSSKLAPNLMGAIAVSAYSYMALVPVIQPPIMRLLTTKHERVIRMKPPRAVSHTEKVIFPIIGLLLTCFLVPSGLPLLGMLFFGNLLKESGVTRRLANTASGPLIDTITILLGLTVGASTQASEFLTIDSIKIFALGALSFIIATASGVIFVKIFNLFLKKGNKINPLIGNAGVSAVPDSARISQVIGLEYDPTNYLLMHAMGPNVAGVIGSAVAAGILLGFLM, encoded by the coding sequence ATGGGAGATTTTATAAACTTTTTAGGAAACAACCTTGCCGACTTCTGGACCTACACGGGTTTTGCCAACGCTACCGTAGGACACGTGGTGATGATCCTCGTAGGCTTGGTGTTCATCTATTTGGCGGTAGCCAAAGAGTTCGAGCCGATGTTGCTGATTCCTATCGGGTTCGGTATGCTAATCGGTAATATACCTTTTAATATGGATGCCGGACTGAAAGTCGGTATTTATGAAGAAGGTTCAGTATTGAATATATTGTATCAGGGAGTAACTTCCGGTTGGTATCCGCCACTCATCTTCTTGGGTATCGGTGCCATGACGGACTTCTCGGCACTTATCTCTAACCCGAAATTGATGTTGATCGGTGCTGCTGCACAGTTCGGTATCTTCGGCGCATACATGATTGCATTGGAAATAGGTTTCGACCCGATGCAAGCCGGTGCAATCGGTATCATTGGTGGTGCAGACGGCCCGACGGCCATCTTCCTCTCATCCAAGCTGGCACCTAACCTAATGGGAGCCATTGCGGTATCCGCCTACTCCTATATGGCGTTGGTTCCGGTGATACAGCCGCCTATCATGCGATTGCTCACCACCAAACACGAACGCGTCATCCGTATGAAACCGCCGCGTGCCGTTTCTCACACGGAGAAGGTGATTTTCCCGATTATCGGTTTGTTGCTGACTTGCTTCCTGGTTCCTTCCGGTTTGCCTTTGCTCGGTATGCTGTTCTTCGGTAACCTGTTGAAAGAAAGTGGTGTAACCCGTCGTCTTGCCAATACAGCAAGTGGTCCGTTGATTGACACCATCACTATCCTGTTAGGTTTGACAGTAGGTGCTTCTACGCAAGCTTCTGAATTCCTGACTATCGACTCTATCAAGATTTTCGCTCTCGGTGCATTGTCATTCATTATTGCAACTGCGTCAGGTGTAATCTTCGTTAAGATCTTCAATCTCTTCCTGAAGAAGGGTAACAAGATTAATCCGTTGATCGGTAATGCAGGTGTATCTGCCGTTCCCGACTCGGCACGTATCTCACAAGTTATCGGTTTGGAATACGATCCTACCAACTACCTGTTGATGCACGCTATGGGTCCGAACGTTGCCGGAGTTATCGGTTCAGCTGTTGCTGCCGGTATCCTGCTGGGATTCTTGATGTAG
- a CDS encoding tetratricopeptide repeat protein, with the protein MKRLLLLLLLCPTTLLLAQHTDRIQEAMANYDYETALSLIAAKKPTTPLLLQKGKALRGLGLNTEALSTYQEIITNDTTNSRVFIEAAECCRTLAKSNQALAYYERALDLNPENKYVRIQYITLLLSLQKFRDALGESSLMTEKDSSAIALHLQAQSFEGMGEPLPAAGCYYNIQEKYPGDYLAAAKLGAINIAGSYFDEAIEATEKYRQIDTTNIAVNRQNALAYCLKQDYPTAIRRYQYLVNQGDSSFHTCYYLGISYYAIERYYEAHDFLEAARKYDPENVNLLYYLGRACAKTSWKKQGVEYLEQAINLSIPKDSSMTRLYIGMTDCYKMAQMYKEQLASMKERYQKYDRQNHKILYDMAHLSFSALKDKKSTERYLEAFLKTRPKDDKTEQAKLNEKGELVLGMANYYNAAANWLKDLKSKQKIEDFFQNGK; encoded by the coding sequence ATGAAACGATTACTTCTATTGCTCTTGCTCTGTCCCACCACTCTGTTGCTGGCACAGCACACAGACCGCATCCAGGAAGCAATGGCAAACTATGATTACGAGACAGCACTTTCTCTTATCGCAGCAAAGAAGCCGACCACTCCCCTCCTCCTGCAAAAAGGAAAAGCTTTGCGAGGACTGGGACTCAACACAGAAGCACTTTCCACCTATCAAGAGATTATCACGAACGACACTACAAATAGCCGTGTATTTATTGAAGCAGCCGAATGTTGCCGTACACTTGCCAAAAGCAATCAGGCACTAGCGTATTACGAACGGGCACTTGACCTCAATCCGGAAAACAAATATGTGCGTATCCAATATATCACCCTGCTCCTATCCCTGCAAAAGTTCAGGGACGCATTAGGGGAAAGCAGTTTGATGACAGAGAAAGATAGCTCCGCCATTGCCCTGCACTTGCAGGCACAAAGTTTCGAAGGCATGGGTGAACCGCTCCCCGCAGCCGGATGCTACTACAATATTCAGGAGAAATATCCGGGCGACTATCTTGCCGCCGCCAAACTAGGCGCTATAAATATAGCAGGTTCCTACTTCGACGAAGCCATCGAAGCCACAGAGAAATACCGGCAGATCGACACTACCAATATCGCAGTCAACCGCCAGAATGCTTTGGCGTACTGTTTAAAACAAGATTATCCTACCGCAATTCGCCGTTATCAATACTTGGTGAACCAAGGAGACAGCTCCTTCCATACTTGCTACTATCTTGGCATCAGTTATTATGCAATAGAAAGATATTACGAAGCACATGACTTTTTGGAAGCCGCCCGGAAATACGATCCGGAAAATGTAAACCTTCTCTATTATCTCGGACGTGCCTGCGCCAAAACTTCGTGGAAAAAACAGGGAGTAGAGTATTTGGAACAGGCTATCAATCTGTCGATACCGAAAGACAGTAGCATGACGCGACTTTACATCGGTATGACTGATTGCTACAAGATGGCACAGATGTATAAAGAGCAACTGGCATCCATGAAAGAACGCTATCAGAAATACGACAGGCAAAATCACAAAATCTTGTATGATATGGCCCACCTATCCTTTTCTGCCTTGAAAGACAAAAAAAGCACAGAGCGTTATTTGGAAGCATTCTTGAAAACGCGCCCTAAAGATGATAAGACCGAGCAAGCTAAATTGAACGAAAAAGGTGAACTTGTTTTGGGAATGGCCAATTATTATAACGCTGCCGCCAACTGGCTGAAAGATTTGAAAAGCAAACAGAAAATTGAAGATTTCTTTCAGAATGGAAAATGA